A genomic window from Serratia liquefaciens includes:
- a CDS encoding PTS sugar transporter subunit IIB, whose protein sequence is MQTIVLCCAAGMSTSMLVQKMKAEAQKRALDIVIEAVPVADFERIVERADIVLLGPQVKYEHARLSELAAPMGKTVAVIDMMDYGTMRGDKVLDKALGLLA, encoded by the coding sequence ATGCAAACCATCGTCTTATGCTGCGCAGCAGGCATGTCGACCAGCATGCTGGTGCAAAAAATGAAAGCCGAGGCGCAAAAACGGGCGCTGGATATCGTGATTGAGGCCGTGCCGGTGGCGGATTTTGAGCGCATCGTCGAGCGTGCAGACATTGTGCTGCTGGGGCCGCAGGTGAAATATGAACATGCGCGTCTTAGCGAACTTGCTGCGCCAATGGGTAAAACTGTCGCAGTGATCGACATGATGGACTACGGCACCATGCGTGGAGACAAGGTGCTGGACAAGGCGCTCGGCTTGTTGGCCTGA
- a CDS encoding PTS lactose/cellobiose transporter subunit IIA: MELLVHAGSARSSLLSALQLARRGEFVAAEAKLEEAKAGIGRAHGMQTELIGMDEGVGKIPVSLILVHAQDHLMNAMLIQDLATDMIELYRRLPQGQSND; this comes from the coding sequence ATGGAGTTGCTGGTTCATGCCGGTAGCGCGCGCAGTTCGCTGCTTTCGGCACTGCAGCTGGCACGTCGCGGTGAGTTCGTGGCCGCAGAGGCTAAGTTGGAAGAGGCCAAGGCCGGCATCGGGAGGGCGCACGGCATGCAGACGGAGCTGATTGGCATGGATGAAGGGGTTGGGAAAATACCGGTCAGTCTGATTCTGGTGCATGCGCAGGATCATTTGATGAACGCCATGCTGATTCAAGATCTGGCCACCGACATGATCGAGCTTTATCGCCGTTTACCGCAGGGGCAAAGCAATGACTAA
- a CDS encoding 6-phospho-beta-glucosidase, with protein MTKITVIGGGSSYTPELVEGLIAHYQDVPLTELALVDVESGREKVGIIAELTKRMLKRNGLEQVVVSVHFALEPAIRGASFVLTQLRVGQLAARAADERLGLKYQRLGQETTGVGGFAKALRTIPVMLEVARTVEAVAPDAWIINFTNPAGIVTEAVSRYSKAKIIGLCNVPITMHHMIADMLKAPYDQVDLRFAGLNHMVWVHQVTQSGKDVTAQVLEMLSNGETLSMNNIKDLPWPPAFLQALGAIPCPYHRYFYQTASMLDEELEAAAAQGTRAEQVMKVEAELFALYADPTLDKKPEQLSFRGGAFYSEVAVELIRAIHNNSGKVLVVNTRNNGAIQGLPDDAVIETNCVIDAQGAHPLSFGPLPLAMNGLTQQVKDFERLTIEAAVHGDRQSALLALVVNPLIGGVGIAQPLLDEVLNLNQAYLPQFN; from the coding sequence ATGACTAAGATAACCGTAATTGGCGGGGGCAGCAGCTACACGCCGGAGTTGGTCGAGGGGCTGATCGCCCACTATCAGGATGTTCCATTAACCGAACTTGCCTTGGTGGATGTAGAGTCCGGCCGCGAGAAAGTGGGCATCATTGCCGAACTGACCAAAAGAATGCTCAAGCGCAACGGGCTGGAGCAGGTGGTGGTGTCGGTGCATTTCGCATTGGAACCGGCCATTCGTGGTGCCAGCTTTGTGCTGACTCAGCTGCGGGTCGGGCAACTGGCCGCCCGTGCTGCCGATGAGCGTCTGGGGTTGAAATACCAGCGCCTGGGGCAAGAGACCACCGGTGTCGGTGGTTTCGCCAAGGCACTGCGCACCATTCCTGTCATGCTGGAAGTGGCGCGTACCGTAGAAGCGGTGGCGCCGGACGCCTGGATCATCAATTTCACAAATCCTGCCGGTATTGTCACGGAAGCGGTCTCCCGTTACAGCAAGGCGAAGATTATCGGTTTGTGCAACGTGCCGATCACCATGCACCACATGATTGCCGACATGCTGAAGGCTCCCTACGATCAGGTGGACCTGCGCTTTGCCGGGCTGAATCATATGGTGTGGGTGCATCAGGTTACGCAAAGCGGCAAGGATGTGACCGCCCAGGTGCTGGAGATGCTGAGCAATGGCGAAACGCTGTCGATGAACAACATCAAGGATCTGCCTTGGCCGCCGGCATTTTTGCAGGCGCTGGGGGCGATCCCTTGCCCGTACCACCGCTATTTCTATCAGACGGCCAGCATGCTGGACGAAGAGCTGGAAGCGGCCGCCGCGCAGGGAACCCGTGCTGAGCAGGTGATGAAGGTTGAGGCAGAGTTATTTGCCCTCTATGCCGATCCGACGCTGGACAAAAAACCGGAGCAGCTAAGCTTTCGTGGCGGTGCCTTCTATTCAGAAGTTGCGGTCGAACTGATCCGCGCCATTCACAATAACAGCGGCAAGGTGCTGGTGGTGAACACCCGCAATAACGGCGCGATCCAGGGCTTGCCGGATGATGCGGTAATTGAAACCAACTGCGTGATCGACGCACAGGGCGCTCACCCGCTGAGCTTCGGACCGCTGCCGCTGGCCATGAACGGGTTGACTCAGCAGGTAAAAGATTTCGAACGCTTGACCATTGAGGCCGCGGTGCATGGCGATCGTCAGAGTGCGCTGTTGGCGCTGGTGGTGAATCCGCTGATTGGCGGCGTCGGTATCGCACAACCTTTGCTGGATGAGGTGCTGAACCTGAACCAAGCCTATTTGCCGCAGTTCAACTAA
- the celB gene encoding PTS cellobiose transporter subunit IIC, with amino-acid sequence MAGLNSILERYVLPTALKIAGQKHILSVRDGIILNMPFMLIGSFFLIFAYLPIPSYANLMGEVFGAAWRDKLLYPVKATYDIMAIISSFGIAYRLAEKYRGMDPLSTGAVSLVAFIMTIPQHTLFAPVKGAAEQIVKGVLPMNFIGSQGLFVAIVVALLSTEIYRFVHNRNLVINMPEGVPPAVAKSFLALIPGFCVLAVILLLRLIVEATPFGDINTMIATLIGIPMHHVGGTLPGMIFSVILIGLLWTLGLHGDAIVLVFIQPVWLANMSENLVAFQNNQPIPHIITQQFYDLWIAPGGTGALLGLVIFMLVRSRSAQMKQLGKIAAPGCLFNISEPMVFGIPLVMNPYFFLPFILTPVVLVIVTYTAMATGLVTPPVGIALPFTTPIFISGYLATGGHISGTVIQVVNLLISMAIYYPFFRAWDKQKYREENQAAASAPSAVVGEQPLTP; translated from the coding sequence ATGGCGGGTTTAAATAGCATTCTGGAACGTTACGTATTGCCGACGGCGTTAAAAATCGCCGGGCAAAAACACATTTTATCGGTACGAGACGGCATTATTCTCAATATGCCGTTTATGTTGATCGGGTCATTTTTCCTGATCTTCGCCTACTTGCCGATCCCGAGCTATGCCAACCTGATGGGGGAGGTATTCGGAGCGGCGTGGAGAGACAAGCTGTTGTATCCGGTCAAGGCGACCTACGACATCATGGCGATTATCTCCAGCTTCGGCATTGCCTACCGGCTGGCGGAAAAATACCGCGGCATGGATCCGCTCAGTACCGGTGCCGTTTCGCTCGTGGCTTTTATCATGACCATTCCCCAGCACACGCTGTTTGCGCCGGTGAAGGGCGCTGCGGAGCAGATTGTCAAAGGCGTGCTGCCGATGAATTTTATCGGCAGCCAGGGATTGTTCGTGGCGATAGTGGTGGCGCTGTTGTCGACGGAAATCTACCGGTTCGTGCATAACCGCAATCTGGTGATCAACATGCCGGAAGGGGTGCCGCCGGCGGTGGCGAAATCCTTCCTGGCGTTGATCCCGGGGTTTTGCGTGCTGGCAGTGATCCTTCTGCTGCGCTTGATCGTCGAAGCCACGCCGTTCGGCGATATCAACACCATGATCGCCACGCTGATCGGTATCCCGATGCACCACGTGGGCGGAACGCTGCCGGGAATGATTTTCTCGGTGATCCTGATTGGCCTGCTGTGGACGCTGGGGCTGCATGGCGATGCTATCGTACTGGTGTTCATTCAGCCGGTGTGGTTGGCGAATATGTCGGAAAATCTGGTGGCTTTTCAGAACAACCAGCCTATCCCGCACATTATTACCCAGCAATTTTACGACTTATGGATAGCGCCCGGCGGAACCGGCGCCCTGTTGGGGTTGGTGATCTTCATGCTGGTGCGCAGCCGTAGCGCGCAGATGAAACAGCTGGGAAAAATCGCCGCGCCGGGCTGCCTGTTTAACATCAGCGAGCCGATGGTATTTGGTATCCCGCTGGTGATGAACCCGTACTTCTTCCTGCCGTTCATTTTGACGCCGGTGGTGCTGGTGATCGTGACCTACACCGCGATGGCAACCGGTTTGGTGACGCCACCGGTTGGTATAGCCTTGCCATTTACCACGCCGATTTTCATCAGTGGCTATCTGGCGACCGGCGGCCATATTTCGGGAACCGTGATCCAGGTGGTCAATCTGCTGATTTCAATGGCGATTTACTACCCGTTCTTCCGTGCCTGGGATAAGCAGAAATACCGCGAAGAAAATCAGGCCGCGGCATCAGCACCAAGCGCTGTGGTCGGTGAACAACCCCTGACGCCATAA
- the eptB gene encoding kdo(2)-lipid A phosphoethanolamine 7''-transferase yields MQKFRRWTQLQVSFFIAFYLGVLLNIPIFYRRYQQLHNDNLLSIGIEVVAAFCLVCFITLLISFLGRRLFRVLASLLVLSSVAASYYMVLFHVDIGYGILAAVMTTDVDLSKESVGWHFGVWMVLVSLLPLLLIWLAPMHEAAFKRGNRLAWGKKGGIMLAAGLFCWLPLQLMGQVQDQHDRENNQMMASYGGVVAGSYSPSNWLSALGLLTYSSYSQAEDSRNLYDPAAHFTYQPPKDVNDLYVVFVIGESARRDHMGVYGYQRDNTPNLDKEANLAVLQGYSCDTSTKLSLRCMFVREGGASEEPQRTLKEMNVFSVLKKQGFSSELFSMQSEAWFYNKTQADSYSLRESIQAEKRNAGKPVDDIALIDELKDSLDRHPQGKHLVILHTKGSHYMYTERYPRAFARYQPECQGIDDTCSTESMINSYDNSLLYTDYVLEQAFNQLRNRNAIVFYASDHGESISENMHFHGTPRDHAPKEQRTVPIMVWASDKFLSQPDHQAAFNQLKALQQAKTPVFHEKLFDSILGCIGYTSPDGGIVKQRNWCQVN; encoded by the coding sequence ATGCAGAAGTTCCGACGTTGGACCCAGTTGCAGGTCTCTTTCTTTATCGCTTTTTATCTCGGTGTTTTACTCAATATCCCTATATTTTATCGACGCTATCAACAACTCCACAACGACAACCTGCTGTCGATTGGCATTGAAGTCGTCGCTGCCTTTTGTCTGGTGTGCTTTATTACCTTGCTGATCTCGTTTTTGGGGCGCCGTTTGTTTCGGGTTTTGGCCTCGCTGCTGGTACTAAGCTCGGTTGCCGCCAGCTATTATATGGTGCTGTTCCACGTTGATATCGGTTACGGCATTCTGGCGGCGGTAATGACCACCGACGTTGATTTGTCCAAAGAGTCGGTCGGCTGGCATTTTGGCGTGTGGATGGTACTGGTGAGCCTGTTGCCGCTGCTGCTGATCTGGCTGGCCCCCATGCACGAAGCCGCATTCAAGCGCGGTAATCGGCTGGCATGGGGTAAAAAAGGCGGCATTATGTTGGCCGCAGGGCTGTTCTGCTGGCTACCGCTTCAGTTGATGGGCCAGGTGCAGGATCAACACGATCGTGAAAATAATCAGATGATGGCCAGCTATGGCGGGGTAGTGGCCGGCAGTTATTCGCCGTCCAACTGGCTCTCGGCCTTGGGTTTGCTGACTTACAGCTCGTACAGCCAGGCGGAAGACAGCCGTAATTTGTACGATCCGGCGGCGCATTTCACCTATCAGCCGCCAAAGGATGTCAACGATCTCTATGTGGTATTCGTGATTGGCGAAAGCGCCAGGCGCGATCATATGGGAGTCTACGGCTACCAGCGCGACAATACGCCGAATCTGGACAAAGAAGCCAACCTGGCGGTGCTGCAAGGTTATTCTTGCGACACGTCGACCAAGCTCAGTCTGCGTTGCATGTTCGTCAGAGAAGGTGGAGCTTCGGAAGAGCCGCAGCGCACACTGAAGGAAATGAACGTTTTCTCGGTGCTGAAAAAGCAGGGTTTTTCCTCCGAGTTGTTTTCCATGCAAAGCGAGGCCTGGTTTTATAATAAGACCCAGGCGGACAGCTATTCTCTTCGAGAAAGCATTCAGGCGGAAAAACGCAATGCCGGCAAACCCGTTGATGATATTGCGTTGATCGATGAACTGAAGGATTCACTGGACCGTCATCCGCAGGGCAAACATTTGGTCATTTTGCATACCAAAGGCTCGCATTATATGTACACCGAGCGCTATCCCCGGGCTTTCGCCCGCTACCAGCCGGAGTGCCAGGGCATTGATGACACTTGTTCAACGGAATCGATGATCAACTCTTACGATAACAGCCTGTTGTACACCGACTATGTTCTTGAGCAGGCGTTCAATCAGTTGCGAAATCGCAACGCTATCGTGTTTTACGCATCTGACCACGGCGAGTCGATCTCGGAAAATATGCATTTTCACGGTACGCCGCGCGATCATGCGCCGAAAGAGCAACGCACCGTGCCTATCATGGTGTGGGCATCTGACAAATTCCTCAGTCAGCCCGATCACCAGGCGGCGTTTAACCAGTTAAAGGCGCTGCAACAGGCTAAAACACCGGTGTTTCATGAAAAGCTGTTCGACAGCATTCTGGGCTGCATCGGTTATACCTCACCGGACGGCGGCATCGTCAAACAGCGTAACTGGTGTCAGGTCAACTGA
- the proP gene encoding glycine betaine/L-proline transporter ProP, with protein MKLRKKRHKPMHINDITIIDDSKLKKAITAAALGNAMEWFDFGVYGFVAYALGQVFFPGATPGVQMIAALATFSVPFLVRPLGGIFFGAMGDKFGRQKVLSITIIIMAVSTFCIGLIPSYASIGIWAPVLLLLAKLAQGFSVGGEYSGAAIFVAEYSPDRKRGFMGSWLDFGSIAGFVLGAGVVVLISSIVGETNFLDWGWRIPFFIAAPLGLIGLYLRHALEETPAFQQHVEKMEKEDRNAIENPPKTSFKEIAAKHWKSLLVCVGIVISTNVTYYMLLTYMPSYLSHNLHYSEDHGVLIIIAIMIGMLFVQPVIGLASDRIGRKPFIIGGSVGLLALAIPCFILINSNVIGLIFVGLLVLAVLLNSFTGVMASTLPAMFPTHIRYSALAISFNISVLVAGATPTVAAWLVESTGNLYMPAYYLMVVAVIGLITGLYMKETANKPLRGATPAASDRSEAKELLQENYDNIEQKVEDINEQIAELEKKKQTLIDQHPKLD; from the coding sequence ATGAAGTTAAGAAAAAAACGACATAAACCGATGCATATTAATGACATCACCATCATCGATGACAGCAAGCTGAAAAAAGCCATTACCGCAGCCGCTTTGGGTAACGCGATGGAATGGTTCGACTTCGGTGTATATGGCTTTGTGGCCTACGCCCTTGGGCAAGTATTTTTCCCTGGCGCCACCCCTGGCGTGCAGATGATTGCCGCATTGGCGACCTTTTCCGTTCCCTTCCTGGTACGTCCGTTAGGCGGTATTTTCTTTGGCGCGATGGGCGATAAGTTCGGTCGCCAGAAAGTGCTGTCCATCACCATTATTATCATGGCGGTGAGTACCTTCTGTATCGGCCTGATCCCCTCTTACGCCTCCATCGGCATCTGGGCACCGGTTCTGCTGTTGCTGGCCAAACTGGCACAGGGCTTCTCGGTAGGTGGCGAATACTCCGGCGCGGCAATCTTCGTTGCCGAATACTCGCCGGACAGAAAGCGCGGCTTTATGGGCAGTTGGCTCGATTTCGGCTCCATTGCCGGTTTCGTACTGGGTGCGGGCGTAGTGGTGCTGATTTCCAGTATCGTCGGTGAAACCAACTTCCTCGACTGGGGCTGGCGTATTCCGTTCTTTATCGCGGCACCTCTGGGGCTGATCGGTTTGTACCTGCGTCATGCGCTGGAAGAAACCCCGGCGTTCCAGCAGCACGTGGAAAAGATGGAGAAGGAAGATCGCAACGCCATCGAAAACCCGCCGAAGACCTCTTTTAAAGAGATCGCGGCCAAGCATTGGAAAAGCCTGTTGGTCTGCGTCGGTATCGTGATTTCTACCAACGTGACCTATTACATGTTGCTGACCTACATGCCGAGCTACCTGTCGCATAACCTGCACTACTCGGAAGATCACGGTGTACTGATCATTATCGCCATCATGATCGGCATGTTGTTCGTACAACCGGTCATCGGTCTGGCCAGCGACCGCATCGGCCGTAAGCCGTTTATTATCGGCGGTAGCGTCGGTCTGCTGGCACTGGCTATTCCGTGCTTTATTCTGATCAACAGTAATGTGATTGGTCTGATCTTCGTCGGCCTGTTGGTGCTGGCGGTGCTGCTGAACTCCTTCACCGGCGTGATGGCCTCCACCCTGCCGGCGATGTTCCCGACGCACATTCGTTACAGCGCGTTGGCGATTTCATTCAACATCTCGGTACTGGTTGCCGGTGCGACCCCAACGGTTGCAGCCTGGCTGGTCGAATCGACCGGGAACCTGTATATGCCGGCTTACTATCTGATGGTCGTCGCCGTCATCGGCCTGATCACCGGTCTGTACATGAAGGAAACGGCCAACAAACCGCTGCGCGGTGCCACCCCGGCCGCCTCGGATCGTTCGGAAGCCAAAGAACTGCTGCAGGAAAACTACGACAACATCGAACAAAAAGTCGAAGACATCAATGAGCAGATCGCCGAGCTGGAAAAGAAAAAACAGACGTTGATCGACCAGCATCCAAAACTGGACTAA